TAATCTTAAACAACTTACTGAAGACGTTCATTATTTTGTATATAAGCACACAATAAAATCGTCAGGGATTGATGAGTTTTTAATTCTTTATCCTGAAAAACGGGTTTATGGAATTTTATATCGTATACGCGGCGATGTTGCCTCAAATATTCAATTTGTGGTTACCGACTCGACTAAGCACTTTCTACGGGGTTCGCTTTATATAAATAGTCGTCCAAACGAAGATTCTCTTGCTCCAATCATCGATTTTGCGAAGCATGATATTGAGCATATGTTAAAAACATTACAATGGAATTGACATGCCTCTATTCGCAAAACGTCAGCTTGAACACTACACCATAGCTATTTGGAATGTTACCGAAGATCTATCTTTTTTTACCGAAAAGACAGACTTCTCGGCGAACGATAAATCTTATTATCAATGTGTAAATAACGAAAGGCGCAAAAGAGAGTGGGTGGTGGTAAGATATCTTTTACAAAATGTTATCGGCACAGACGATGAAATTCGCTATGACGAGAATGGCAGACCCAAAATCAAATCGCATCATATAAGTATATCACATTCAGGCACTATGGTGGTTGTTATAGTCTCAAAGTATAGGTGTGCTGTTGATATTGAGGTGGTTAGCTCACGTGTATCCAAAGTTGCCCACAGGGTTTTTTCCGACAGTGAGCTTAGCTTTGCGCAAACAGACGAGGAGTTAACAGTCCTGTGGTGTGTAAAAGAAGCTGTCTTTAAACTTTATGGTAGCGGAGAGGTTGATTTTAAGAGAGATATAAAAATAGAGCCAATAAAAGATTTTATGTCGGGTGTGATATCGTGCCGATTTTTGAAAAAAAATGTGTTACTTAACAACTTGAACTTAGAAACAATCGGGAACTTTAAAATGGTTTGGATTGTTGACAATTTAAATGTTTGCCATGATTTTTAACAAACTCTTTGAACGCAAAAAAAACATAGCTCTTTTAGTTGACCCAGATAAGGTTGATATTGACTCGATTAAGCTATTGTCTGAGCCTGATATAAAAAACAAACTCTCGGCAGTCTTCGTTGGTGGAAGTTTAGTTTTTAATGAAACAAAACAGATAACAAAGCAAATTAAGGAGATTTCAGGGTTGCCAACAGTTCTGTTTCCGGGCAGTTTGTTACAAATAAATCCAGAGGTTGATGCAATTCTATTCCTTTCGTTAATATCGGGGCGAAATCCAGAGTTTTTAATTGGTCAGCATGTTGTGGCTGCGCCTTTAATAAAAAGGTACGGAATTGAGACAATTCCAACAGGCTATATGCTGTTTGATTGTGGCAATATTAATTCGGTGAGATATATGAGTAACACCTTGCCAATTCCCAATGATAAACCGGATATTGCTGTTGCCACGGCACTTGCCGGAGAGATGCTTGGATTAAAAGCTCTCTACTTAGAGGCTGGTTCGGGTGCAAGCTCTCCTGTGTCTATTGAAATTATTAGAGCGGTTAGAGATGCGGTAACTATTCCGTTAATTGTTGGTGGTGGTTTGCGCAGTGTAAATCAGATAAATTCTGTATTTGAAGCAGGCGCCAATTTAGTTGTAATAGGCACGGTTTTTGAACAAAATCGTGAGTTTTTGAGTGAGTTGGAGGTGTAGTTTGAACCATTAAGAAATTAAGAGATATTAAGAAAAAGAGACGCCATGGTATGACGTCTCTACATGGCTTTTATTGTTTAATTATTCTATACTCGCCATTTCCGCTTGCGGTGTGGATAATTAAAAAGTAAACACCGTTGTTTAACGATGATATATCAACTGTAGCGTTAGAAACGTTTTCGTTGCTTAAAGCTATTCTACCGAGAACATCAAACATTTCTACCTTGCTTATCTCCTCCGGACACTCAATGGTTAAGTTGTCTTTAGCCGGATTGGGATATACTTTTATTTTACCAATCATGTTTTCGTTGATGCCGGTAATAGATGTACATGCGGGTTCAGATGTGCCTTCTTTGTAAACTACTTTTACGCAATATTCGTTTGTTCCGCCCGGGACATAAGTGTCCATAAAAGCTGTTTCTGTAAGTCCGCTTGCTATTTCAGCACCATTTCTGGTAACAGTGTAAGTGTAATCGCCTAAAGGTGCGCCGCTATATGCTGTCACATCATCTATTAGAATGATATTTCTGTCATAAGAGTCGTGGTGTCGGAAAGCGACGTGTTTAGTTCCTATCGGAAGTTCTATTACGCGTTTGAACCAGACTACTGTTTTGTCATAAGAATTTTTATCCTGTTCTGTGTTATCTTTTTCCGGCACTGGGGTTTCATCGAAAATTGCTACGAAATCTTCGGGATTGGTTCCTGTCTTGGAAACCATTAAGCTATAATGATCAGGGTATTGGGTTCTAGTTGCAACGTAATATTTAATTCGTGTAGCTCCATCTATTGGTGGTGTAACTAAGTATGTGTCTGGGTCGATAGGCCATACTGCCCATGAGTAAGAACCCATTGCTCCTGGTCCATCGTGCCATGTTGTAATCCATTCTATATAATTTAAATCAATAGTAACCCATCTGTCTCCGTCCTCATCGGGTGTTGCGTGAACAATCCATCCCGGTGGTTGTGTCTCTTCACCGTTTGGATAGCCTTCGAAACTCTCTTGAAGTATGATTTCTCCATCACTTGCTTCTGGTGCATTCCATGATAATTTCACATTGGAACCTTCTGCAATACCTTGAATGTTTGTTGCAG
This region of Bacteroidales bacterium genomic DNA includes:
- a CDS encoding gliding motility lipoprotein GldD, giving the protein MLVKSALRSNICRLLTVVMLVTLLSMFSCREKYTPRPMGYLRFQFPEHTYQPVSYSFLSFEKPDYMVYTEKRSPKGEHWFNLSYPHYGIEIHYSYKPVKGNLKQLTEDVHYFVYKHTIKSSGIDEFLILYPEKRVYGILYRIRGDVASNIQFVVTDSTKHFLRGSLYINSRPNEDSLAPIIDFAKHDIEHMLKTLQWN
- a CDS encoding 4'-phosphopantetheinyl transferase superfamily protein gives rise to the protein MPLFAKRQLEHYTIAIWNVTEDLSFFTEKTDFSANDKSYYQCVNNERRKREWVVVRYLLQNVIGTDDEIRYDENGRPKIKSHHISISHSGTMVVVIVSKYRCAVDIEVVSSRVSKVAHRVFSDSELSFAQTDEELTVLWCVKEAVFKLYGSGEVDFKRDIKIEPIKDFMSGVISCRFLKKNVLLNNLNLETIGNFKMVWIVDNLNVCHDF
- a CDS encoding geranylgeranylglyceryl/heptaprenylglyceryl phosphate synthase, which translates into the protein MFAMIFNKLFERKKNIALLVDPDKVDIDSIKLLSEPDIKNKLSAVFVGGSLVFNETKQITKQIKEISGLPTVLFPGSLLQINPEVDAILFLSLISGRNPEFLIGQHVVAAPLIKRYGIETIPTGYMLFDCGNINSVRYMSNTLPIPNDKPDIAVATALAGEMLGLKALYLEAGSGASSPVSIEIIRAVRDAVTIPLIVGGGLRSVNQINSVFEAGANLVVIGTVFEQNREFLSELEV
- a CDS encoding T9SS type A sorting domain-containing protein, yielding MKKFNLLLVLVFAMLCNIKAQNRLEDIRVSPKTAVGKATSSQTAPIRDGEVIIHYDGVNVGGVGTDSVATFTAAVRLTNDELADYYNAFEITKVQFYIRGTEATNTTIKIYGNGTNTTAGELLVSEPTSAPQEGWNTHTLTNPLLLESGDYWVGYEVVTTGGFPVGKDANTTVAGKGAWIYFEEDGWNEITAISLSGNFNIRTVISPKDGAPCIPVTNVQTTVNESNITITWNPPANENPRTYTITRNGNEIATGATETTYTDNDLSAGTYSYCVKAVYSECTSVPACAEIVTIGGTTIFYPATNIQGIAEGSNVKLSWNAPEASDGEIILQESFEGYPNGEETQPPGWIVHATPDEDGDRWVTIDLNYIEWITTWHDGPGAMGSYSWAVWPIDPDTYLVTPPIDGATRIKYYVATRTQYPDHYSLMVSKTGTNPEDFVAIFDETPVPEKDNTEQDKNSYDKTVVWFKRVIELPIGTKHVAFRHHDSYDRNIILIDDVTAYSGAPLGDYTYTVTRNGAEIASGLTETAFMDTYVPGGTNEYCVKVVYKEGTSEPACTSITGINENMIGKIKVYPNPAKDNLTIECPEEISKVEMFDVLGRIALSNENVSNATVDISSLNNGVYFLIIHTASGNGEYRIIKQ